Proteins from a single region of Budorcas taxicolor isolate Tak-1 chromosome 7, Takin1.1, whole genome shotgun sequence:
- the S1PR5 gene encoding sphingosine 1-phosphate receptor 5, whose protein sequence is MEPGLLRPAPVSEVIVQHYNYTGKLRGARYQPGAGLRADAVVCLAVCALIVLENLAVLIVLGRHPRFHAPMFLLLGSLTLSDLLAGAAYAANILLSGPLTLRLSPALWFAREGGVFVALSASVLSLLAIALERLLTMERRGPAPAARRGRTLALAAAAWGLSLLLGLLPALGWNCLGRLEACSTVLPLYAKAYVLFCVLAFLGILAAICSLYARIYCQVRAKARRLRAHPRTGEGSSVRARHTPRSLALLRTLSVVLVAFVACWGPLFLLLLLDVACPARACPVLLQADPFLGLAMANSLLNPIIYTLTNRDLRHALLRLVCCNRGRCCRDPGASRRSGSAPGASGDLHRWLPPGLDGSSSRSERSSPQRDGLETSCSTGCPGAPTVAGTLVTPPATD, encoded by the coding sequence ATGGAGCCGGGGCTGCTGCGGCCTGCGCCGGTGAGCGAGGTCATCGTCCAGCATTACAACTACACCGGCAAGCTCCGCGGTGCGCGCTACCAGCCTGGCGCGGGACTGCGTGCAGATGCCGTCGTGTGCCTGGCCGTGTGCGCGCTCATCGTGTTGGAGAACTTAGCCGTGCTGATCGTGCTCGGACGCCACCCGCGCTTCCATGCGCCCATGTTCCTGCTTCTGGGCAGCCTTACGCTGTCCGACCTGCTGGCCGGCGCCGCCTATGCCGCCAACATCCTGCTGTCCGGGCCGCTCACGCTGCGTCTGTCGCCCGCGCTCTGGTTCGCCCGTGAAGGCGGCGTCTTCGTGGCGCTCTCCGCGTCCGTGCTGAGCCTTTTGGCCATTGCACTCGAGCGCCTCCTCACCATGGAGCGTCGGGGACCCGCGCCCGCCGCCCGTCGGGGGCGCACGTTGGCGCTGGCGGCCGCTGCCTGGGGCTTGTCGCTGCTCCTCGGACTACTGCCAGCGCTCGGCTGGAATTGTCTGGGCCGTCTGGAGGCCTGCTCCACGGTCCTGCCGCTCTACGCCAAGGCCTACGTGCTCTTCTGCGTGCTCGCCTTTCTCGGCATTCTGGCAGCCATCTGCTCGCTCTACGCGCGGATATACTGCCAGGTGCGCGCCAAGGCGCGGCGCCTCCGGGCGCACCCCAGGACTGGCGAGGGCTCCTCGGTGCGCGCGCGCCACACGCCGCGCTCCTTGGCGCTGTTGCGCACGCTCAGCGTGGTGCTCGTGGCCTTCGTGGCTTGTTGGGGCCCCCTCTTCCTGCTGCTCTTGCTGGACGTGGCGTGCCCGGCGCGCGCCTGCCCTGTGCTCCTGCAAGCGGACCCCTTCCTGGGCCTGGCCATGGCCAACTCGCTCCTGAACCCCATCATCTACACGTTGACCAACCGCGACCTGCGTCACGCGCTCCTGCGCCTCGTCTGCTGCAACCGGGGCCGCTGCTGCCGAGACCCAGGTGCCTCCCGGCGGTCGGGGAGCGCCCCTGGGGCTTCGGGCGACCTGCATCGCTGGCTACCTCCCGGCCTGGATGGCAGCTCCAGCCGCTCCGAGCGCTCCTCTCCCCAGCGGGACGGGTTAGAGACCAGCTGTTCCACCGGCTGCCCTGGTGCACCCACGGTCGCCGGGACCCTGGTAACCCCGCCAGCTACAGACTGA
- the KEAP1 gene encoding kelch-like ECH-associated protein 1 — translation MQPEPRPSGAGAHTQFLPLRSQRPEGAGDTVMYASTECKAEVTPSQHGNRTFSYTLEDHTKQAFGIMNELRLSQQLCDVTLQVKYQDAPAAQFMAHKVVLASSSPVFKAMFTNGLREQGMEVVSIEGIHPKVMERLIEFAYTASISMGEKCVLHVMNGAVMYQIDSVVRACSDFLVQQLDPSNAIGIANFAEQIGCTELHQRAREYIYMHFGEVAKQEEFFNLSHCQLATLISRDDLNVRCESEVFHACINWVKYDCEQRRFYVQALLRAVRCHSLTPHFLQMQLQKCEILQSDSRCKDYLVKIFQELTLHKPTQVMPCRAPKVGRLIYTAGGYFRQSLSYLEAYNPSDGTWLRLADLQVPRSGLAGCVVGGLLYAVGGRNNSPDGNTDSSALDCYNPMTNQWSPCASMSVPRNRIGVGVIDGHIYAVGGSHGCIHHNSVERYEPEGDEWHLVAPMLTRRIGVGVAVLNRLLYAVGGFDGTNRLNSAECYYPERNEWRMITPMNTIRSGAGVCVLHNCIYAAGGYDGQDQLNSVERYDVETETWTFVAPMKHRRSALGITVHQGRIYVLGGYDGHTFLDSVECYDPDTDTWSEVTRMTSGRSGVGVAVTMEPCRKQIDQQNCTC, via the exons ATGCAGCCGGAACCCAGGCCTAGCGGGGCTGGGGCCCATACCCAATTCCTGCCCCTGAGATCACAGCGCCCCGAGGGGGCAGGGGACACGGTGATGTACGCCTCCACCGAGTGCAAGGCCGAGGTGACGCCCTCCCAGCATGGCAACCGCACCTTCAGCTACACCCTGGAGGACCACACCAAGCAGGCCTTTGGCATCATGAATGAACTGCGGCTCAGCCAGCAGCTATGCGATGTGACGCTGCAGGTCAAGTACCAGGACGCGCCTGCTGCCCAGTTCATGGCCCACAAGGTGGTGCTGGCCTCGTCCAGCCCCGTCTTCAAGGCCATGTTCACCAACGGGCTGCGGGAGCAGGGCATGGAGGTGGTGTCCATTGAGGGCATCCACCCAAAGGTCATGGAGCGGCTCATTGAGTTCGCCTACACCGCGTCCATTTCCATGGGGGAGAAGTGTGTGCTCCACGTTATGAACGGCGCTGTCATGTACCAGATCGATAGCGTGGTCCGTGCTTGCAGCGACTTCCTGGTGCAGCAGCTGGATCCCAGCAATGCCATTGGCATTGCCAACTTCGCTGAGCAGATCGGCTGTACGGAGCTGCACCAGCGTGCCCGGGAATACATCTACATGCACTTTGGGGAG GTGGCCAAGCAAGAGGAATTCTTCAACCTGTCCCACTGCCAGCTGGCAACCCTCATCAGCCGGGATGACCTGAATGTGCGTTGCGAGTCTGAGGTCTTCCACGCCTGCATCAACTGGGTCAAGTATGACTGCGAGCAGCGGCGCTTCTATGTGCAGGCGCTGCTGCGGGCTGTGCGCTGCCACTCGCTCACGCCCCACTTCCTGCAGATGCAGCTGCAGAAGTGTGAGATCCTGCAGTCGGACTCCCGCTGCAAGGACTACCTGGTGAAGATCTTCCAGGAGCTCACCCTGCACAAGCCCACGCAGGTGATGCCCTGCCGGGCGCCCAAGGTGGGCCGCCTCATCTACACGGCTGGTGGCTACTTCCGCCAGTCGCTCAGCTACCTGGAGGCCTACAACCCCAGCGATGGCACCTGGCTCCGGCTGGCAGACCTGCAGGTGCCCCGGAGCGGCCTGGCGGGCTGTGTGGTGGGTGGGCTGCTGTACGCCGTGGGCGGCCGCAACAACTCGCCTGATGGTAACACCGACTCCAGTGCCCTGGACTGCTACAACCCCATGACCAACCAGTGGTCGCCTTGCGCCTCCATGAGCGTACCCCGCAACCGAATTGGGGTGGGCGTCATCGACGGGCATATCTATGCCGTTGGTGGCTCCCATGGCTGTATCCACCACAACAGTGTGGAGAG GTATGAGCCGGAGGGGGACGAGTGGCACTTGGTGGCCCCGATGCTGACACGAAGGATTGGGGTGGGAGTGGCTGTGCTCAACCGTCTGCTCTACGCGGTCGGGGGCTTCGACGGGACAAACCGCCTCAACTCAGCCGAGTGTTACTACCCAGAGAGAAATGAGTGGCGGATGATCACACCCATGAACACCATCCGAAGCggagcag GAGTCTGCGTCCTGCACAACTGTATCTATGCTGCGGGGGGCTACGACGGTCAGGACCAGCTCAACAGTGTAGAGCGCTACGACGTGGAGACAGAAACGTGGACGTTCGTAGCCCCCATGAAGCATCGGCGAAGCGCCCTGGGGATCACCGTTCACCAAGGGAGGATCTACGTTCTTG GGGGCTACGACGGTCACACATTCTTGGACAGCGTGGAGTGCTATGACCCAGACACAGACACCTGGAGCGAGGTGACCCGAATGACCTCTGGCCGGAGTGGGGTGGGCGTGGCTGTCACCATGGAACCCTGCCGGAAGCAGATTGACCAGCAGAACTGTACCTGTTGA